One Equus asinus isolate D_3611 breed Donkey chromosome 19, EquAss-T2T_v2, whole genome shotgun sequence genomic region harbors:
- the TEX44 gene encoding testis-expressed protein 44 has protein sequence MTTEPSEEAGAASIPTPGDVADSGSTDSPTGSSQSQVPLIANVPVASSAAAPAEQQDVEQAPIESATSEATSASGNKDEHEAAAGHDQEPKEATALLARPAPEALQISVSPQNAGWGGLVQNLRMTKSSRAFQHDSLGKEKTPQMASIPHREQELSPTTPSAQVWAPQNVEAQPAVSTADAFDQLDTGAAGVTEAVKEKPDGPKALNADTEALPSAKSHTVTEDDLVARSGDLQPGLLPPSPGGSAPPSPAPHVVALGRRPLDCSLYTASEENYMRSMTSLLGGGEGSISSLADILVWSETTMGMATGFLASGRGSVTDLLYSTGPSLRSISSILGNASAAFSSGLVAGTSSALRSITHMLERVERRTVEGIHSAVRYLTSHLTPHWAQAGPNCN, from the coding sequence ATGACCACTGAGCCCTCGGAAGAGGCCGGAGCCGCCAGCATCCCCACACCGGGTGACGTGGCCGACAGCGGATCTACGGATAGCCCAACAGGAAGTTCCCAAAGTCAGGTCCCCCTCATTGCAAACGTCCCGGTGGCTAGCAGCGCTGCAGCGCCAGCCGAACAGCAGGATGTAGAGCAGGCCCCTATCGAGTCAGCCACCTCTGAGGCCACATCAGCGTCTGGGAACAAAGACGAGCATGAAGCTGCTGCAGGGCATGACCAGGAGCCCAAGGAGGCCACTGCGCTGCTTGCCCGCCCAGCCCCAGAAGCTCTGCAAATATCTGTAAGCCCCCAGAACGCAGGATGGGGTGGGCTGGTGCAAAATTTGAGGATGACTAAGAGTTCCAGGGCTTTCCAACATGACTCCCTGGGGAAGGAAAAGACACCACAAATGGCAAGTATCCCACACAGGGAGCAGGAACTATCTCCAACGACCCCAAGTGCTCAGGTATGGGCCCCCCAAAATGTGGAGGCTCAGCCCGCTGTGAGCACTGCAGACGCCTTTGACCAGCTTGACACTGGGGCCGCTGGTGTCACTGAAGCTGTCAAGGAGAAACCTGATGGTCCGAAGGCCTTGAACGCTGACACTGAGGCTTTGCCATCAGCCAAGTCCCACACAGTGACTGAGGACGACTTGGTGGCCCGCTCAGGAGACCTGCAGCCTGGGCTGttgcctccctccccaggagGCAGTGCCCCACCCTCGCCTGCCCCTCATGTGGTGGCCCTGGGGAGGAGGCCCCTGGACTGCAGCCTGTATACAGCCAGCGAGGAGAACTACATGCGCTCCATGACCAGCTTGCTGGGCGGGGGCGAGGGATCCATCAGCTCCCTGGCAGACATCCTGGTGTGGTCTGAGACCACCATGGGCATGGCCACAGGCTTCCTGGCCTCCGGCCGTGGCTCTGTGACAGACCTGCTGTACAGCACAGGGCCCAGCCTGCGCTCCATCTCCAGCATCCTGGGGAACGCCAGTGCAGCCTTCTCCTCCGGGCTGGTGGCGGGGACCAGCTCAGCCCTGCGCTCCATCACCCACATGCTGGAGAGGGTGGAGCGAAGGACGGTCGAGGGCATCCACTCGGCTGTGCGCTACCTGACCAGCCACCTCACCCCACACTGggcccaggccggccccaactgCAACTAG